In Leptodesmis sichuanensis A121, the following are encoded in one genomic region:
- a CDS encoding alpha-D-glucose phosphate-specific phosphoglucomutase: MTIRTVSTTPFSDQKPGTSGLRKSVPAFQKPHYLENFVQSIYDTLNPAAGKTLALGGDGRYYNRPAIQIILKMAAANGIARVKVGQHGILSTPATSCVIRKYQTDGGIILSASHNPGGPEGDFGVKFNTANGGPAPEKVTEAIFARSKEIDQYKILDAPDVDIDTLGESKLGSMTVEVIDSVADYQALMKSLFDFDRIRELLTSGKFRMCMDSMHAVTGPYAHALFEKCLGAPAGTVMNGTPLEDFGGGHPDPNLVYAHDLVEILFGSNAPDFGAASDGDGDRNMILGRHFFVTPSDSLAILAANATLVPGYKDGIAGIARSMPTSQAADRVAEKLGVACYETPTGWKFFGNLLDAGKATLCGEESFGTGSNHVREKDGLWAVLFWLNILAVRQQSVQEIVQEHWQTYGRNYYSRHDYEGVASDRAQELVDRLQSLLPTLKGKSYGSYQVEYSDDFAYEDPIDGSISRNQGIRIGFTDGSRIVLRLSGTGTQGATLRVYFESFEPDPQKQHQDTQQALGELIAIAEDLAHIRHYTGMDKPTVIT; this comes from the coding sequence ATGACCATTCGTACCGTTTCCACAACCCCCTTTTCTGACCAGAAGCCCGGTACTTCTGGCCTGCGCAAGTCTGTCCCGGCCTTTCAAAAACCCCACTATTTGGAGAACTTTGTCCAATCCATTTACGACACGCTGAATCCTGCTGCCGGAAAGACGTTGGCTCTGGGAGGGGATGGCCGCTATTACAACCGTCCTGCTATCCAGATCATCCTGAAAATGGCGGCGGCGAATGGAATCGCCCGTGTCAAGGTGGGACAGCACGGGATCCTATCAACTCCGGCTACCTCCTGTGTGATTCGCAAATACCAGACCGATGGCGGGATCATCCTATCGGCCAGCCATAATCCCGGTGGCCCAGAAGGTGACTTTGGAGTCAAATTCAATACGGCGAACGGCGGCCCCGCTCCGGAGAAAGTCACGGAAGCTATTTTTGCTCGTAGTAAGGAAATTGATCAGTACAAAATCCTGGACGCTCCGGATGTGGATATTGACACCTTGGGCGAGTCCAAATTGGGCAGCATGACTGTGGAAGTGATCGATTCCGTGGCCGATTATCAGGCACTGATGAAATCATTGTTTGACTTCGATCGCATCCGGGAACTGCTTACCTCCGGCAAATTCCGGATGTGCATGGATTCGATGCATGCCGTGACTGGCCCCTATGCCCACGCTCTGTTTGAGAAGTGTCTGGGCGCACCTGCTGGGACAGTTATGAATGGCACTCCCCTGGAAGACTTTGGCGGTGGCCACCCCGATCCCAACTTAGTGTATGCCCACGATCTGGTGGAAATCCTGTTTGGCAGCAATGCTCCTGATTTTGGTGCCGCTTCCGATGGAGATGGCGATCGCAATATGATCCTGGGTCGCCACTTCTTTGTGACACCCAGCGATAGCCTCGCCATTCTCGCCGCCAATGCCACCCTGGTTCCTGGTTACAAAGACGGGATCGCTGGTATCGCTCGTTCCATGCCCACCAGTCAGGCAGCCGATCGGGTGGCCGAAAAATTGGGGGTGGCCTGTTATGAAACCCCCACAGGCTGGAAGTTCTTTGGCAATTTGCTGGATGCAGGCAAAGCTACCCTCTGTGGGGAGGAAAGCTTTGGCACGGGTTCCAATCATGTCCGGGAAAAAGATGGCCTGTGGGCGGTCCTCTTCTGGCTGAATATTCTGGCGGTGCGGCAACAGTCCGTGCAGGAGATTGTGCAGGAGCACTGGCAAACCTACGGACGCAACTATTACTCCCGCCATGATTACGAAGGTGTGGCCAGCGATCGTGCTCAAGAACTGGTCGATCGTCTACAATCCCTACTGCCGACCCTGAAAGGTAAATCCTACGGTTCCTATCAGGTGGAGTACAGCGATGACTTTGCCTATGAAGATCCGATCGATGGCAGCATTAGCCGCAATCAGGGAATTCGCATTGGCTTTACCGATGGTTCCCGGATTGTCCTGCGGCTCTCTGGCACAGGCACCCAGGGAGCAACCCTCCGCGTCTACTTCGAGAGTTTTGAACCCGACCCGCAAAAGCAACATCAAGATACCCAACAGGCGCTTGGCGAACTGATTGCGATCGCCGAAGACCTGGCTCACATTCGCCATTACACGGGCATGGATAAACCCACTGTAATTACTTAA
- the gap gene encoding type I glyceraldehyde-3-phosphate dehydrogenase yields MTVKVGINGFGRIGRLVVRIAMDYPDVEIVGINDLVPADNLAYLFKYDSTHGPFKGTVEVKDNSIVINGKSIPCLAEKDPSQLPWGDLGAHYVVESTGRFTDYAGAENHIKGGAKRVIISAPTKDPDKVRTFVMGVNEEQYDPAKDVILSNASCTTNCLAPVAKVLQDNFGLAEGLMTTVHAMTATQPTVDGPSKKDWRGGRGASQNIIPSSTGAAKAVALVLPALKGKLTGMAFRVGTPDVSVVDLTFKTEKSTSYKDICAAMKAAAEGDLKGILGYTEEEVVSMDFRSDPRSSIFDAKAGIELNSNFFKVVSWYDNEWGYSTRVVDMIEYMAKKEGIL; encoded by the coding sequence ATGACTGTTAAAGTTGGCATTAATGGCTTTGGCCGCATTGGACGATTGGTGGTTCGCATCGCGATGGATTATCCCGATGTGGAAATTGTCGGGATCAATGATCTGGTTCCCGCCGATAACCTGGCTTACCTGTTCAAATACGACTCTACCCACGGCCCCTTCAAAGGCACAGTAGAAGTTAAAGACAACAGTATTGTCATCAATGGTAAATCCATTCCTTGTTTAGCTGAAAAAGATCCCAGCCAGTTACCGTGGGGAGATCTGGGTGCTCATTACGTGGTTGAATCCACCGGGCGGTTTACGGACTACGCAGGTGCAGAGAACCACATCAAGGGGGGAGCCAAGCGGGTAATTATTTCTGCTCCCACGAAAGATCCTGACAAAGTTCGCACCTTTGTGATGGGCGTGAATGAGGAGCAGTACGATCCTGCCAAGGATGTGATTCTGTCTAATGCCAGTTGCACCACCAATTGTCTGGCTCCCGTTGCCAAGGTCTTACAGGATAACTTTGGACTGGCAGAAGGCTTAATGACTACGGTTCACGCGATGACTGCAACTCAGCCTACGGTAGACGGCCCCAGTAAAAAAGACTGGCGTGGTGGTCGGGGGGCATCCCAAAATATCATCCCCTCTTCTACCGGAGCCGCTAAAGCCGTTGCCCTGGTACTGCCTGCCCTGAAAGGAAAGTTGACTGGGATGGCCTTCCGGGTCGGGACTCCCGATGTCTCCGTGGTTGACCTCACCTTTAAGACGGAGAAATCTACCTCTTACAAAGACATCTGTGCGGCGATGAAAGCGGCAGCGGAAGGGGATCTCAAAGGCATTCTGGGTTACACCGAAGAAGAAGTGGTGTCGATGGATTTCCGTAGCGATCCCCGTTCCAGCATTTTTGATGCCAAGGCTGGCATTGAACTCAACTCTAACTTTTTCAAAGTCGTGTCCTGGTATGACAACGAATGGGGCTACTCTACCCGCGTGGTGGACATGATTGAGTACATGGCGAAAAAAGAAGGAATTTTGTAG
- a CDS encoding transaldolase produces MAKTLLEQLREMTIIVADTGDIQSIEKFKPRDTTTNPSLITAAAQMPEYQEIVDDTLLQAKQDAGSGASTQDILTLAFDRLAISFGKKILAIVPQRVSTEVDARLSYDTEGTIAKARYLISEYEKAGIDRERILIKIASTWEGIKAAEVLEKEGIHCNLTLLFGIHQAIACAEAGVTLISPFVGRILDWYVKETGKEYSSAEDPGVQSVTSIYNYYKKFGYKTEVMGASFRNIGEITELAGCDLLTISPKLLAELDSTEGDLPRKLDPAKAASMNIDKIPMDKATFDQMHAENRMASEKLDEGIKGFTKALETLEQLLAARLTRLEAGQDLNHATADIFHAYDLDGDGFITREEWLGSDAVFDALDHDHDGKLSPQDIGTGLGAVLQLAQV; encoded by the coding sequence ATGGCCAAAACCTTACTTGAGCAACTGCGTGAGATGACGATTATTGTGGCCGATACGGGTGACATTCAATCGATCGAAAAGTTCAAACCAAGAGATACGACCACCAACCCCTCTCTGATTACTGCAGCCGCTCAAATGCCGGAGTATCAAGAGATTGTGGATGATACCCTGTTGCAAGCCAAGCAAGATGCCGGATCAGGAGCGAGTACTCAGGACATACTGACCCTGGCCTTCGATCGCCTTGCCATCTCCTTTGGCAAAAAAATTCTGGCGATTGTGCCCCAACGGGTGTCTACCGAAGTGGATGCGCGGCTGTCTTATGACACAGAAGGGACGATCGCTAAAGCCCGCTACCTGATTTCGGAATATGAAAAAGCTGGCATTGATCGGGAACGGATTCTGATCAAAATTGCCTCCACCTGGGAAGGAATTAAAGCCGCTGAAGTGCTGGAGAAAGAAGGAATTCACTGTAATCTGACGTTGTTGTTTGGCATCCATCAAGCGATCGCCTGTGCGGAAGCCGGAGTCACTCTGATTTCTCCCTTTGTGGGGCGGATTCTCGACTGGTATGTGAAAGAAACTGGCAAGGAGTATTCCAGTGCCGAAGATCCCGGTGTGCAGTCTGTAACCAGCATCTACAACTACTACAAAAAATTTGGTTACAAAACAGAAGTGATGGGAGCTAGCTTCCGCAACATTGGCGAAATTACTGAGTTGGCCGGATGCGACCTGCTCACCATCTCTCCCAAACTGCTGGCCGAACTGGACTCGACAGAAGGGGACCTGCCGCGCAAACTGGATCCTGCCAAAGCCGCTTCCATGAATATCGACAAAATCCCAATGGATAAGGCCACGTTTGATCAGATGCACGCCGAAAATCGGATGGCATCCGAAAAGCTGGATGAAGGCATCAAAGGCTTCACCAAAGCGCTGGAAACTCTGGAACAACTGCTGGCCGCCCGACTGACCCGGTTGGAAGCAGGCCAAGATCTGAACCATGCAACGGCAGATATCTTCCATGCCTACGATCTGGATGGGGATGGCTTTATCACCCGTGAAGAATGGCTGGGTTCGGATGCGGTGTTTGATGCCCTGGATCATGACCACGATGGCAAGCTTTCCCCTCAGGATATTGGCACAGGTCTGGGGGCTGTCTTGCAACTGGCCCAGGTCTAG
- the tnpC gene encoding IS66 family transposase, protein MSQSKRFLQLSEAEIRSIYAQGEVAVVSLVTQLLERLNSLEAEVKELQGRLSKDSRNSSKPPSSDGFGKRTNSLRRKSEKSSGGQAGHQGQTLEWRREPDVVERHRVEVCRGCGSSLATVAAEEVLARQVFDLPPIELKVSEHQVEVKSCPHCGQVNQGSFPPEAATVVQYGPRIKGMMVYLMEGQLLPSNRVCETLRDLVGVMVSEGTLYTSREQCFEDLTSIESAIQRAIQDSDVVHFDETGLRVNQCLWWLHVAATDGLTYYFVHPKRGQAAMNEMGILPEFRGHAVHDGWKSYQGYECEHVLCNAHHLRELQFILEHYGQAWAFQMSLLLVTIYHWVETLKAEGKSALPSADWVAFEARYQAILKEGFAANPLPAPVKTRARKRGRPKRSPPRNLLERLQQHQGSVLSFMQDFRLPFDNNQAERDLRMMKLKQKISGSFRSEDGARQFCRIRGYLATLRKQGLNVLDALFNLFAGNPQSPLPQPE, encoded by the coding sequence ATGAGCCAATCAAAGCGTTTCCTGCAACTGAGTGAAGCCGAGATCCGGTCTATCTACGCCCAGGGAGAAGTGGCCGTCGTGAGTTTAGTCACCCAGTTACTGGAGCGCCTCAACAGCCTGGAAGCCGAAGTCAAAGAACTGCAAGGGCGTTTAAGCAAAGATAGTCGCAACAGTAGTAAACCACCCTCAAGTGATGGGTTTGGCAAACGCACCAACAGCTTACGTCGTAAAAGTGAAAAGTCATCCGGGGGTCAAGCCGGTCATCAGGGACAAACCCTCGAATGGCGGAGAGAACCGGATGTCGTAGAGCGGCACCGAGTCGAAGTGTGTCGTGGGTGTGGCAGCTCATTAGCAACAGTAGCCGCGGAAGAGGTTTTAGCGCGTCAAGTGTTTGACCTGCCGCCGATAGAGCTAAAGGTAAGCGAGCATCAAGTCGAAGTGAAAAGTTGCCCCCATTGTGGCCAGGTGAACCAGGGGAGTTTTCCACCCGAGGCCGCCACAGTGGTTCAGTACGGTCCCCGCATCAAGGGAATGATGGTGTATCTGATGGAAGGGCAATTATTGCCCTCAAATCGAGTCTGTGAGACCCTCAGAGATCTGGTAGGGGTGATGGTCTCAGAAGGCACTCTCTACACCAGTCGAGAGCAGTGTTTTGAGGACCTCACCTCCATCGAGTCAGCGATTCAGCGAGCCATCCAGGACTCGGATGTGGTTCACTTCGATGAAACCGGGCTGCGGGTCAATCAGTGTCTGTGGTGGCTGCATGTGGCGGCAACCGATGGGTTGACCTACTACTTTGTGCATCCTAAACGGGGTCAGGCGGCGATGAATGAGATGGGGATTTTGCCGGAGTTTAGGGGCCATGCTGTCCATGATGGCTGGAAAAGCTACCAGGGTTATGAGTGTGAGCATGTCCTATGTAATGCCCATCACCTCAGAGAGTTGCAGTTCATCCTAGAGCACTATGGTCAAGCGTGGGCCTTTCAGATGAGCCTACTGTTGGTGACTATTTACCACTGGGTTGAGACCCTCAAGGCTGAGGGTAAAAGCGCCTTACCCTCGGCAGATTGGGTTGCCTTTGAGGCTCGTTATCAAGCCATCTTGAAGGAGGGATTTGCGGCAAATCCGCTCCCTGCGCCTGTTAAGACCAGAGCCAGGAAACGCGGACGACCCAAACGCTCTCCCCCACGCAACCTGCTGGAGCGTCTCCAGCAGCATCAAGGGTCGGTGCTCAGTTTTATGCAGGATTTCCGTCTCCCGTTTGACAACAATCAGGCCGAACGGGATCTGCGCATGATGAAACTGAAGCAGAAAATTTCGGGTAGTTTTCGTTCTGAGGATGGGGCTAGACAGTTTTGTCGCATCCGGGGTTACCTGGCGACCTTGCGCAAGCAGGGGCTGAATGTCTTGGATGCTCTGTTCAACCTGTTTGCTGGTAACCCTCAATCACCCTTGCCTCAGCCTGAGTAG
- a CDS encoding SGNH/GDSL hydrolase family protein: protein MRDPKTPPSVKVQSKPRKPYTDWDPTHFKVELDRVVEQVRQVRARHVIMTTVPHVTIAPVARGVANKVRPGSRYFPFYTRPWISDNDFNDKDDPKITEQQARAIDSAIDQYNYDIAKAVEASRQDGLDWYLFDVAGLLDRLAARRYFDDSQARPDWWTPYELPAALQALSPVPDARFFKSDLSGRTNGGLFSLDGVHPTTIGYAILAQEFVNIMQQYAGIKFFYGDGKTERTQPVRVDFRNWIAKDTLVSDPPKSLTGDLETIGWIDEKLDVFKRLLHIGN from the coding sequence ATGCGTGATCCTAAAACTCCGCCCAGCGTGAAGGTTCAATCTAAACCGCGTAAGCCTTATACCGATTGGGATCCGACTCACTTCAAAGTCGAGCTGGATCGGGTCGTTGAGCAAGTCCGCCAAGTCCGAGCGCGTCATGTCATCATGACAACTGTTCCCCATGTAACGATTGCTCCAGTCGCCCGGGGTGTGGCTAATAAGGTAAGACCGGGTTCAAGATATTTTCCCTTCTACACAAGACCTTGGATTAGTGACAACGATTTCAATGATAAAGACGATCCTAAGATTACTGAGCAACAAGCACGAGCCATTGACAGTGCAATTGATCAGTACAACTATGATATTGCTAAGGCTGTAGAAGCATCTCGGCAGGATGGATTAGATTGGTATCTTTTTGATGTCGCTGGATTATTGGATCGCTTAGCGGCGCGGCGTTACTTCGATGATTCACAGGCAAGACCGGATTGGTGGACACCGTATGAACTACCCGCAGCACTCCAAGCTTTATCGCCAGTGCCGGATGCACGATTCTTCAAATCAGATCTCTCAGGGCGGACAAATGGCGGATTGTTTTCTTTAGATGGAGTGCATCCAACAACAATCGGCTATGCTATTCTGGCGCAAGAGTTCGTTAACATCATGCAGCAGTATGCAGGTATCAAGTTTTTCTATGGAGATGGTAAAACTGAACGAACTCAGCCAGTCAGAGTAGATTTTCGTAATTGGATTGCCAAAGATACGCTGGTTTCCGACCCCCCGAAATCGCTTACAGGAGATCTGGAGACCATCGGTTGGATTGATGAGAAATTAGATGTCTTTAAGCGATTGCTACACATTGGAAACTGA
- a CDS encoding Uma2 family endonuclease translates to MTIATPKRLTLEEYLTYDDGTDTRYELVDGVLVAMGAEYPINSTIVSFLFAVFLGTGIPYYRLAIGHQIAVSSTKATARQPDLIVHTEASAAAILSGSRLLMPEMPAPMLVVEVVSSSDTDPKARDRDYNEKRAEYAARQIPEYWIIDPIAAVVLVLTLAGDQYHESLFTGTQQIVSPNFAGLNLMAEQVLNAGMK, encoded by the coding sequence ATGACGATCGCCACCCCAAAACGATTAACGCTGGAGGAATATTTGACCTATGACGATGGCACTGATACCCGCTATGAACTGGTGGATGGGGTATTAGTTGCAATGGGTGCCGAATATCCGATTAACAGTACCATTGTCAGTTTTCTGTTTGCGGTGTTTCTGGGTACGGGGATACCTTACTATCGGTTAGCGATCGGGCACCAAATCGCCGTTAGTTCTACGAAAGCCACAGCACGGCAGCCTGACCTGATTGTGCATACGGAGGCATCCGCTGCTGCGATTCTCTCTGGTAGCCGTCTGCTAATGCCGGAAATGCCTGCACCCATGCTAGTGGTGGAAGTGGTTTCGAGCAGTGATACTGACCCCAAAGCGAGAGACCGTGACTATAACGAAAAGCGAGCGGAATATGCAGCTCGGCAAATTCCCGAATATTGGATTATTGATCCGATCGCAGCGGTGGTGTTGGTGCTAACGCTGGCAGGCGACCAGTATCATGAATCTCTGTTTACCGGAACGCAACAGATTGTCTCACCCAACTTTGCTGGCCTTAATCTAATGGCGGAGCAAGTGCTAAACGCGGGGATGAAATAG
- a CDS encoding ferrochelatase encodes MVATPEKIHQHTDASTSHDKIAVLLMGYGEVESYEDFANYNEQALNLLTAKFAPVPTWVYPPLAKLLAIFDLHEWGHQHGNFISPHNAIFERQRQGIEQHLQQCWGDRVKVFKAFNFCAPFLPEQVLTQIKEEGFDKLLIYPLLVVDSIFTSGIAVEQVNKALEKLTDTGEHWIKGVRYIPSFFNQSAYIDLMARLVEDKINTELANAYLPSQIGIVLMNHGCPHKAKGFTSGIDESQKLYDLVRDRLIHKYPLISVGWLNHQTPLIEWTQPNAELAAQNLIELGATAIVFMPIGFATENHETLLDVEHIIEGLRRKHSHVAYVQMECVNDHPEFLQMASEWADAQIEALLSEQALAVDPGLAHTHSHHNGHHHHHHHDGHHHHH; translated from the coding sequence GTGGTTGCCACTCCTGAAAAAATCCACCAGCATACTGACGCATCTACCTCTCATGACAAAATAGCTGTCCTGTTGATGGGCTATGGCGAGGTGGAAAGCTACGAAGACTTTGCCAATTACAATGAGCAAGCCTTAAACCTGCTCACTGCTAAATTTGCTCCCGTTCCCACCTGGGTGTATCCTCCCCTGGCTAAATTACTGGCGATCTTTGATCTGCATGAGTGGGGGCACCAGCACGGCAACTTTATTTCTCCTCATAACGCGATTTTTGAGCGGCAGCGGCAGGGGATTGAACAGCATTTGCAGCAGTGCTGGGGCGATCGCGTCAAGGTTTTCAAAGCCTTTAACTTCTGTGCCCCGTTTCTCCCCGAACAGGTGCTGACTCAAATCAAAGAAGAAGGATTTGACAAGTTACTGATCTATCCCCTGTTAGTGGTGGATTCCATCTTTACCAGTGGCATTGCCGTAGAGCAGGTCAACAAAGCCCTGGAGAAGCTGACGGACACAGGCGAACATTGGATTAAAGGCGTACGCTATATTCCCTCCTTCTTTAATCAATCCGCTTACATTGATTTGATGGCTCGGTTAGTGGAAGACAAAATCAACACTGAACTGGCAAATGCCTATCTGCCATCCCAGATTGGTATTGTGTTGATGAACCACGGTTGTCCTCACAAGGCGAAAGGCTTCACCTCCGGGATTGATGAAAGTCAGAAGTTATACGACCTGGTGCGCGATCGCCTGATTCACAAATATCCTTTAATTTCTGTCGGTTGGCTGAATCACCAAACGCCGTTGATTGAATGGACCCAGCCGAATGCCGAACTGGCAGCCCAGAACTTGATTGAGTTGGGTGCAACGGCGATCGTCTTTATGCCGATCGGCTTTGCCACTGAGAATCATGAAACCCTATTGGATGTGGAGCACATTATCGAAGGGTTACGCCGTAAGCACTCCCACGTCGCTTACGTGCAGATGGAGTGTGTCAACGACCATCCTGAGTTTTTACAAATGGCATCAGAGTGGGCCGATGCTCAGATTGAAGCCTTACTGTCTGAGCAAGCTCTGGCCGTAGATCCTGGTCTGGCTCATACCCATAGCCATCACAACGGCCATCACCACCATCACCACCATGATGGGCATCACCATCATCACTAA
- a CDS encoding metal-binding protein, giving the protein MPSGQTHDSITLWSLPLVAGLTFERTRSTSLTLMISGGFLFSGLMFGPDLDTYSRQFKRWGILRWIWLPYRRSMRHRSFLSHGPIVGTIVRVIYLCSWVAAAVGIIALVSAIAYGVAGEIAQWTQWAQQYWTLGLEVSGRSLLQYGPELFALMIGLELGAMSHSLSDWIGSWHKRQFHQGQKSIPLRRRTSRSTQPKSSQPPPSPTSPASFRVELPVLPPPKQQDSQMGNRE; this is encoded by the coding sequence ATGCCCTCCGGCCAAACTCATGACAGTATTACCCTCTGGAGCTTGCCTTTAGTGGCAGGATTGACCTTCGAGCGCACCCGCAGCACCAGCCTGACCTTAATGATTTCTGGCGGTTTCTTATTTAGTGGTCTGATGTTTGGGCCAGATCTAGACACCTACTCCCGACAATTTAAGCGGTGGGGCATCCTGCGCTGGATCTGGTTACCTTACCGTCGCAGTATGCGGCATCGCTCCTTTCTCTCCCACGGGCCGATCGTTGGGACGATCGTGCGGGTAATTTACTTATGCAGTTGGGTTGCCGCAGCCGTGGGGATAATTGCCCTGGTCAGCGCGATCGCCTATGGGGTCGCAGGAGAAATCGCTCAGTGGACACAATGGGCGCAACAGTACTGGACACTGGGGCTGGAGGTAAGTGGGCGATCGCTCCTTCAATATGGCCCTGAACTCTTTGCCCTGATGATTGGCCTGGAGTTAGGAGCCATGAGCCATTCCTTAAGTGACTGGATCGGCTCCTGGCACAAACGACAGTTCCACCAGGGACAAAAATCAATCCCCTTACGTCGCCGCACCTCCCGCTCCACTCAACCCAAATCAAGCCAGCCTCCTCCATCTCCTACTTCTCCTGCCTCTTTCAGAGTTGAATTGCCTGTCTTACCACCACCCAAACAACAGGATTCCCAGATGGGGAATAGGGAATAG
- the rplI gene encoding 50S ribosomal protein L9: MAKRVQLVLNKDVSKLGRAGDVVDVAPGYARNYLIPQGLAVHSTPGILKQVERRRELERQRLAELKQQAEVVKKAIEAVKTISIAKQVGENEAIFGTVTTQEVADAILSAAKQEVDRRNITLPEVHKLGSYEAVIKLHPELTASIEIQVVPA, translated from the coding sequence ATGGCGAAGCGCGTGCAATTGGTTCTCAATAAAGATGTGAGCAAGTTAGGTCGGGCTGGGGATGTGGTCGATGTCGCTCCCGGTTATGCCCGTAACTACTTGATTCCGCAAGGGTTGGCGGTGCATAGCACCCCCGGAATTTTGAAGCAGGTCGAGCGCCGTCGTGAATTAGAGCGGCAACGGTTGGCCGAACTGAAACAACAGGCAGAAGTCGTCAAGAAGGCGATCGAAGCCGTGAAGACGATCAGCATTGCCAAGCAGGTGGGTGAAAACGAGGCCATCTTTGGTACGGTGACCACTCAAGAAGTGGCAGATGCGATTCTGTCTGCCGCCAAGCAAGAGGTCGATCGGCGCAACATCACCCTGCCCGAAGTGCACAAATTAGGATCCTATGAGGCTGTAATCAAACTTCATCCTGAACTAACTGCCTCGATTGAAATTCAGGTTGTTCCTGCTTAA